One genomic window of Deltaproteobacteria bacterium includes the following:
- a CDS encoding SDR family NAD(P)-dependent oxidoreductase — protein sequence VNLKGVFMCCRAVIPVMKEQKSGKIINIASGTFLNGTSNMPHYTSSKGGVVALTRVMSRQLGDWNINVNCMTPGSTMSEDVITDEIRKRRSDSAGRRAFKRIQVPEDVTGTALFLASADSDFMTGQLLVVEGGGIIH from the coding sequence AGGTGAACCTCAAGGGCGTGTTCATGTGCTGCCGCGCCGTCATCCCGGTCATGAAGGAGCAGAAGTCCGGGAAGATCATCAACATCGCGTCGGGGACCTTCCTGAACGGCACCAGCAACATGCCGCACTACACCAGCTCCAAGGGTGGCGTGGTGGCGCTGACCCGGGTCATGTCCCGCCAACTCGGCGACTGGAACATCAACGTGAACTGCATGACTCCCGGCTCCACCATGAGCGAGGACGTCATCACCGACGAGATCCGCAAACGCCGGTCGGACAGCGCCGGCCGCCGGGCCTTCAAGCGCATCCAGGTGCCCGAGGACGTCACCGGCACCGCGCTGTTCCTGGCCAGCGCCGACAGCGACTTCATGACCGGGCAACTGCTGGTGGTGGAGGGCGGCGGGATCATCCACTGA